In Zingiber officinale cultivar Zhangliang chromosome 3A, Zo_v1.1, whole genome shotgun sequence, the DNA window TATCATTCTAGTTGTTCGGCATCCAAATTATCTCACTGTACATATTATCCTTGAGCTGCCCTACTATATATACTACTCATTGTGTGAGGAGAATTTTCTTCGTATGAATCTCCTCATAATTCTAACCAATGCTATTTTACAACTTGAGCATGATTTGGAAACAGTGATTAAGATGTTTATTCCACATAATTCTCAACTTATTTTGACTCTTGATTTGCAGGTTACATGAATGAAAGGAGCAGCATAGGTGTTATAGGTCTTAGTGTTCATACAGCACCTGTTGAGATGCGTGAAAAACTTGCTGTTCCAGAGGCACAATGGACTCGTGCTATTGGAGAATTGTGCAGTTTGAATCATATAGAAGAAGCTGCAGTCCTCAGTACCTGCAACCGAATAGAAATATATGTGGTTGCCTTATCTTGGAACCGAGGAATCAGAGAAGTTATCGATTGGATGGCAAAGGtatttaattttatcatttttaacAAGTACTTACAGATGTCTGCATTGTGATTCCGTCCAACTTTTTCATCTTGATCGATGCTTATTTTCTTTTGCAATGTGTGTAGACAAGTGGGATTCCAGTAACAGAGCTTCGAGAGCATCTTTTTATGCTCCGTGATACTGATGCCACCAAGCACCTGTTTGAAGTTGCTGCAGGGCTTGACTCTCTTGTATTGGGAGAAGGTCAGATTCTTGCACAAGTTAAACAAGTTGTAAGAGTTGGGCAAGGCAGTGGAGTATTGGGAAAGAATATTGACAGGATGTTCAAAGATGCAATCACAACTGGAAAACGAGTTCGCAATGAAACCAACATTTCATCTGGTGCAGTTTCTGTGAGTTCAGCTGCGGTTGAGTTGGCTCTTATGAAGCTTCCAAAGTCACATTCAACATCTGCAAGAATGCTGGTGATTGGGGCTGGTAAGATGGGCAAACTAGTCATCAAACATTTAGCTGCAAAAGGGTCCAAAAGTATCGTGGTTGTGAACAGATCAGAGGAGAGAGTTAATGCTATTCGTGAGGAAATAAAAGATGTTGAAATCATCTACAAACCTTTCACTGACATGTTCGATGCAGCTGCAGAAGCAGACGTTGTTTTCACGAGCACTGGATCTGCAACACCACTTTTCTTGAAAGAACATGCCGAAGCTCTTCCACCCGTGGACAAGGTAGTCGGTGGAGTTAGACTCTTTGTGGACATTGCTGTTCCTAGAAATATAGGATCTTGTGTCGCAGATCTTGAGCATGTTCGAGTCTATAATGTTGATGACCTCACGGAGGTGGTGGAAGCCAACAAAGAAGATCGATTGAGGAAGGCAATGGAAGCTCAGTCAATAATCTCTCAAGAATTGAAACGGTTTGAGGCGTGGAGAGACTCTTTGGAGACTGTGCCAACCATCAAGAAGCTAAGGTCACATGCAGATAGAATTCGTGCTTCAGAGCTTGAGAGATGTTTACAGAAGATTGGTAATGATGCTTTGACAAAGAATATGAAAAGAGCCATTGAGGATCTTAGCACCGGTATTGTGAATAAGCTGCTTCATGGTCCGCTACAGCACTTGCGATGCGATGGCAATGACGGCAGAACTCTTGACGAGACCCTAGAAAATATGCATGCACTTAACAGAATGTTCAGTCTAGATACTGAAAAAGCAATCATAGAGCAGAAGATCAAGAACAAAGTGGAGAAAACCCAAAGTTAAGCTGATTTTTGAAACTTTTGGAGAAAGTGAACTTTGATATTATCTGCTCGTTTCCAGAAATTCTTTTTGTCAGTCTGCTCATCCTACAATTCACATGCTTCAATAAGAGAATTTCCTCAAATCTAATCTCGGATTCGCCTAATATTGGAGTCTTATCCTTTCCAAATTATTTCCCTAGAGAGATGGTGGATGCTTCAAGGCTCAGGCATCTAAAGAGGCAAGACCATTTATGCGATAGCTTATAGTTTAAATTATGGGGAAAACAAATAAAAGGGGTGCTTTATTTTTTCATTATTGTGAAAAAAGCATCTATGCTGAAAAAACAGGTGTTGTATCCTaacttttctttttcaaattattattttttttatctaactgGTTGAATATTATTgtaatagttttaattaaaattgttatattGCTTAAAATTATTACACCTTAAACTGCTTTTAGCTAAAATTATTATAACAATATTTTGTACATTGATGTTTCCCtcgtaaaatattattttgtatattTAATTATGTTTCACTTGTAATAATTTCttcattaaaataattttttagctaATAATTTGATATGTATCTATTTAGTTGTAAGCTCAaagtgaataaaataaattttaaattagtgtGTCGTTAGAATTCGCATAACTTATGTTTATCTAGGGATTGATTCATCTTTTAAGAAGTTTCCCTTCTATTTTCAAAGCATAAGTTAATTTGCAAATCACTTGAAGTGTAGGCGgattagtcaaaaaaaaaaaaaaaactaagatcaCTATTAATTAGTGATAAAGAAGTTATTTTgacaataattttaaagtttggaGGTTTTAAAATGGCAATTATAAAAATGTTGgtgtgtatatatataatgtACATTATGGGAGGTAAAATAAAACTTTGTTGTTCATTTGGAAGTTTGAGATAGAGTTGGGGAGAAACACAACATGCTATTTTTGTTAGATTTTGGGTtccaattatttcaaaattagccTATAATTCATTTACTGCGTGGGTTTTTATAGAGACATAATTAAAAGTTTATTAAATGATATATGCTTTCggataaagttagtataaaaacgaaaattataatatatttacaatagtttatattaaaattttaattaaaattagagaTGCCATTCTCAACATGGCATGCAATTCTCGTCCAGAAACATTGCTATAACATGCTACACAATCCGACCTAATCCAATTTGGATACATTTTGACTCAGCTCGATTTCATCGCCAGTGTGAGAAAGCAATTTTGAAGTTCAACTCGTTGATTTCATCCGAAGCATGAGATGCAACTCTTTTACATCCTGGAAAAATTAAATCACAAGATAAACTTGCCAGGCAAACTCATAgcttttggcaaaaaaaaaaaaatcatagattaAAGGGATTGAGGACTGACTACAATATGATCAGGAATCATAGATTAAAAGGCTGTGAGAAGCGTCGGGATGATCATAATCACCTTTAATACAATTGGAGCAGAAAAATTACTAGATGGACTTTGCAAgggttagataaaaaaaaatgcataactgaatatATATTTATAGAATTATCTGGTACTTTAC includes these proteins:
- the LOC122052816 gene encoding glutamyl-tRNA reductase 2-like isoform X1, giving the protein MAASSGVPTTLAGTGPFLRSSSSTRTFSFPRSSGAFYRVGTRGPWRKLALRMSPRSDAGVDLEEKQSAGASASALEQFKISADRYMNERSSIGVIGLSVHTAPVEMREKLAVPEAQWTRAIGELCSLNHIEEAAVLSTCNRIEIYVVALSWNRGIREVIDWMAKTSGIPVTELREHLFMLRDTDATKHLFEVAAGLDSLVLGEGQILAQVKQVVRVGQGSGVLGKNIDRMFKDAITTGKRVRNETNISSGAVSVSSAAVELALMKLPKSHSTSARMLVIGAGKMGKLVIKHLAAKGSKSIVVVNRSEERVNAIREEIKDVEIIYKPFTDMFDAAAEADVVFTSTGSATPLFLKEHAEALPPVDKVVGGVRLFVDIAVPRNIGSCVADLEHVRVYNVDDLTEVVEANKEDRLRKAMEAQSIISQELKRFEAWRDSLETVPTIKKLRSHADRIRASELERCLQKIGNDALTKNMKRAIEDLSTGIVNKLLHGPLQHLRCDGNDGRTLDETLENMHALNRMFSLDTEKAIIEQKIKNKVEKTQS
- the LOC122052816 gene encoding glutamyl-tRNA reductase 2-like isoform X2; this encodes MSPRSDAGVDLEEKQSAGASASALEQFKISADRYMNERSSIGVIGLSVHTAPVEMREKLAVPEAQWTRAIGELCSLNHIEEAAVLSTCNRIEIYVVALSWNRGIREVIDWMAKTSGIPVTELREHLFMLRDTDATKHLFEVAAGLDSLVLGEGQILAQVKQVVRVGQGSGVLGKNIDRMFKDAITTGKRVRNETNISSGAVSVSSAAVELALMKLPKSHSTSARMLVIGAGKMGKLVIKHLAAKGSKSIVVVNRSEERVNAIREEIKDVEIIYKPFTDMFDAAAEADVVFTSTGSATPLFLKEHAEALPPVDKVVGGVRLFVDIAVPRNIGSCVADLEHVRVYNVDDLTEVVEANKEDRLRKAMEAQSIISQELKRFEAWRDSLETVPTIKKLRSHADRIRASELERCLQKIGNDALTKNMKRAIEDLSTGIVNKLLHGPLQHLRCDGNDGRTLDETLENMHALNRMFSLDTEKAIIEQKIKNKVEKTQS